In the genome of Synergistota bacterium, one region contains:
- a CDS encoding RluA family pseudouridine synthase — translation MRKERKTLSDFLSFQCKDRLITLREFLARELSISRRMAKRLIDRGWVFVNEERVSKANFPLSDGDRVEAIIYEPDYTYDILYEDEYIVAISKPPFMPTNESPKSLESTLRRDGYKVRAIHRLDLETTGAVLFAKGDGVFNKFKELFKKKEIGKLYIVIVEGRVDREAFEVSFRVGGKEAHSFFRVLKRGNIATLLQARITTGRKHQIRIHLSMVGHPVVGEKLYRKGRIWEEAIRKVPRCMLHCEELSFKHPLSGKLLKIRAPLPEDFKRVWEKLLYL, via the coding sequence TTGAGGAAAGAAAGAAAAACTTTAAGTGACTTTTTGAGCTTTCAATGCAAAGATAGACTTATCACACTTCGCGAGTTTCTCGCAAGGGAACTTTCTATATCGCGAAGAATGGCTAAAAGGCTTATCGATAGAGGTTGGGTTTTCGTAAATGAGGAAAGGGTTTCTAAGGCTAACTTTCCCTTAAGTGATGGAGATCGAGTTGAGGCTATTATCTATGAGCCTGATTACACTTATGATATCCTTTACGAGGATGAATATATAGTTGCGATTAGCAAACCCCCCTTTATGCCGACAAATGAATCCCCCAAAAGCTTGGAAAGCACATTAAGAAGGGATGGATATAAGGTTAGGGCCATCCATAGGTTGGACTTAGAAACAACTGGAGCTGTCCTCTTTGCTAAGGGAGATGGTGTTTTTAATAAGTTTAAGGAGCTGTTTAAGAAAAAGGAAATTGGCAAACTTTATATAGTTATAGTGGAGGGGAGAGTGGATAGAGAAGCCTTTGAGGTAAGCTTTCGCGTGGGGGGAAAAGAAGCGCACTCCTTTTTTAGGGTTCTTAAGCGTGGTAATATCGCAACATTGCTTCAGGCAAGGATAACAACGGGTAGAAAGCACCAGATAAGGATTCATCTCTCGATGGTGGGACATCCAGTAGTTGGTGAGAAACTTTACAGAAAAGGAAGAATTTGGGAGGAAGCCATTCGTAAGGTTCCCAGATGTATGCTTCATTGCGAAGAGCTTTCTTTTAAACACCCTTTGAGCGGAAAGCTTCTTAAGATACGTGCTCCTCTCCCCGAAGATTTTAAAAGGGTTTGGGAGAAACTTCTTTACTTATAA
- a CDS encoding phenylalanine--tRNA ligase subunit beta produces MRLSFKWLNEFIDVGFSPEALADKLLMVGLEVEEVERLNPGISGLVAARVRKTERFESGYSVHLSVGDKIYFAFYDGETPPQTGEMVVIAPAGSSIPGGGMVREYSIAGSSFNAILPSEERLGIGEEGGFIRLPESVSEGEDFVKLYELDDVILDISITPNRGDCLSMLGVAREVAAIKGMGPANLLPKFDLEEEGEDIRDLVSVEVQDYELCPRYVGRVIENVKVGESPLWLKRRLIHCGLRPVNNVVDITNYVMLELGQPLHAFDLDLIRGKKIIIRKALEGEKLICIDGVERRFTPENLLIADVERPIAIAGVIGGEETEIWSGTKNVFLESAFFNPSSVRMTARYLGVSTEASYRFERRVDPGNTLFSADRAAYLISKIASGKVARGYFDLSKETFRSWYVMLRPGRVNKILGTQLRNEEIITILSSLGFASRYREDLLEVEIPTYRGDIQREIDLIEEVARIYGYVKIPARMPWGETQVGGMSEAQKLEWKVRDILVGSGLTEVITYSFIDPSIFDALLLPEGHRLRKVVKLKNPLRENQSVMRTFMLPGLFSVLLTNYRRGLREMSLFEIGRIFITDLTPEGLPTEKTRIGFIMLGGVDKELITGCKIPRDFLNLKGAVENLFDALKIEGYTFEELKEDLPFLSRYNSSSISIGGKAIGWIGELSPKIRIEHDIEEAVYIAELDFDLLLSLVSREIRYKGLPKFPAVRRDVSVIVPLEGKAAEVERIIRQTGGEMVEEVRVFDFYQGPQIPQGYRSLAFSVIYRLRDRTLKDEEVDVVHSKVRESLRQAGFEVR; encoded by the coding sequence ATGAGGCTTTCCTTTAAGTGGCTTAATGAGTTCATAGATGTTGGATTTTCACCTGAAGCGCTCGCTGATAAGCTTCTCATGGTTGGTCTCGAGGTCGAGGAAGTTGAAAGGCTTAATCCTGGTATCAGCGGGCTGGTAGCTGCGAGGGTGAGGAAAACGGAGCGCTTTGAATCGGGGTATAGTGTGCATCTTTCGGTAGGTGATAAGATTTATTTTGCTTTCTATGATGGAGAGACTCCTCCACAAACTGGAGAAATGGTAGTGATTGCTCCTGCAGGATCTTCTATTCCCGGGGGAGGCATGGTCAGAGAATACTCGATCGCTGGAAGTAGCTTTAACGCTATCCTCCCTTCGGAAGAAAGACTTGGTATAGGAGAGGAAGGGGGATTTATAAGGCTTCCAGAGAGCGTATCTGAGGGGGAAGATTTCGTTAAACTGTATGAGCTGGATGATGTGATTTTAGATATAAGTATAACTCCTAATAGAGGAGATTGCCTGAGCATGCTTGGTGTGGCAAGAGAAGTTGCTGCTATAAAGGGCATGGGACCGGCGAATCTTCTTCCTAAGTTCGATCTTGAGGAGGAAGGAGAAGACATAAGGGACCTCGTTAGCGTAGAGGTACAGGATTATGAGCTTTGTCCGAGATATGTTGGTAGGGTTATAGAAAATGTTAAGGTGGGGGAAAGCCCACTGTGGCTCAAGAGAAGGTTGATCCATTGTGGACTAAGGCCCGTGAATAACGTTGTTGACATAACGAACTATGTTATGCTTGAGCTGGGGCAACCGCTTCATGCGTTCGATCTCGACCTTATAAGGGGTAAAAAGATAATTATAAGGAAAGCGCTTGAGGGTGAAAAGCTGATCTGTATAGACGGGGTGGAAAGGAGGTTTACACCCGAGAATCTCCTAATTGCCGATGTGGAAAGGCCTATAGCTATAGCTGGTGTTATCGGGGGTGAGGAAACTGAGATATGGAGCGGAACCAAAAACGTTTTCCTTGAATCGGCTTTCTTTAATCCATCTTCTGTGAGAATGACGGCACGTTATCTTGGAGTATCTACGGAGGCCTCATATAGATTTGAAAGAAGGGTTGACCCGGGAAATACCCTCTTTTCAGCCGATAGGGCTGCCTATCTCATTTCAAAAATAGCATCTGGTAAGGTGGCACGGGGTTACTTTGATCTTTCTAAGGAGACATTTAGGTCGTGGTATGTGATGCTTCGGCCTGGGAGAGTCAATAAGATACTGGGCACTCAGCTAAGAAATGAAGAAATAATAACCATTCTTTCCTCGCTTGGCTTTGCCTCGAGATATAGAGAGGATCTTCTCGAGGTGGAGATTCCGACTTATAGAGGAGATATTCAAAGAGAGATAGATCTTATAGAAGAAGTGGCGAGGATATACGGGTATGTAAAAATTCCGGCGAGAATGCCTTGGGGAGAAACTCAGGTAGGTGGCATGAGTGAGGCTCAAAAGCTCGAATGGAAGGTTAGGGATATTCTCGTTGGAAGTGGTCTTACTGAGGTAATAACCTATAGCTTTATAGATCCCTCTATCTTCGATGCTCTTCTTCTGCCTGAGGGACATCGCTTGAGAAAAGTCGTTAAATTAAAAAATCCGTTGAGGGAAAATCAGTCCGTTATGAGGACCTTCATGCTTCCCGGTTTATTTAGCGTTCTTCTCACGAACTACAGGCGAGGACTGAGAGAGATGTCTCTCTTTGAAATAGGCAGGATTTTCATCACCGACCTTACTCCCGAGGGCTTGCCCACGGAGAAAACGAGAATAGGGTTTATAATGCTTGGTGGGGTAGATAAAGAGCTGATAACCGGCTGTAAAATTCCCAGGGATTTTCTAAACCTTAAGGGAGCAGTTGAGAATCTTTTCGATGCTCTTAAGATTGAAGGCTATACCTTTGAAGAACTTAAGGAGGATCTTCCCTTTCTGTCTCGCTATAACTCTTCCTCTATATCTATAGGTGGTAAGGCAATCGGGTGGATTGGAGAGCTGAGCCCGAAGATAAGAATAGAGCATGATATTGAGGAAGCAGTATATATAGCAGAGCTCGATTTTGACCTTCTTTTATCGCTCGTTTCAAGAGAGATAAGGTATAAGGGATTACCTAAGTTCCCTGCGGTGAGAAGAGATGTATCCGTGATCGTACCCTTAGAAGGAAAAGCTGCGGAGGTAGAGAGGATAATACGTCAGACGGGTGGAGAGATGGTTGAGGAGGTAAGGGTATTTGATTTCTATCAGGGACCGCAGATTCCACAGGGATATAGAAGTTTGGCTTTCTCTGTAATTTATAGGCTTAGGGACAGGACTCTTAAGGATGAGGAAGTAGATGTCGTTCACTCTAAGGTAAGGGAGAGCCTTCGCCAGGCCGGCTTCGAGGTCAGATAA
- a CDS encoding CvpA family protein gives MPHEGINVGFLDIFALALILFLFVRGWFRGISRELTSLVGLIVGLGIAFKYYPSLAGGLRLRFPSIASFSSLISFALIFFLVLVFFSLLGVLLHKILKAVWLGWLDKWGGALFGVAEALVILSALFFVISVLPEVTLLKTLRESSLFYGIFKKYAFPYVRRVIGELKWM, from the coding sequence GTGCCTCATGAAGGAATAAATGTTGGTTTTTTAGATATCTTTGCATTAGCCCTTATACTGTTTCTCTTCGTGCGAGGGTGGTTTAGAGGCATATCGAGAGAGCTAACCTCCCTGGTGGGGTTAATAGTTGGTTTAGGAATTGCTTTTAAATATTACCCCAGTTTAGCGGGAGGATTGCGGTTGAGGTTTCCCTCCATTGCTTCGTTTTCTTCCTTAATATCTTTTGCTCTGATATTCTTCCTCGTGCTTGTTTTTTTCTCTCTTTTGGGGGTTTTGCTCCATAAGATTCTTAAGGCAGTTTGGCTGGGTTGGCTCGATAAATGGGGGGGAGCCCTCTTCGGGGTTGCGGAAGCGCTCGTTATCTTAAGCGCGCTCTTTTTCGTAATTTCTGTGCTTCCCGAGGTTACCTTATTGAAAACTCTTAGGGAAAGCTCGCTATTTTATGGGATTTTCAAAAAATATGCTTTTCCTTATGTAAGGAGGGTGATAGGTGAATTAAAATGGATGTAG
- a CDS encoding endonuclease MutS2, whose product MDVDKRTRRLLEFEAFKELVSKKALTSMGRRRILAKTTLDKDKLKRELILLEEFHRLLSSGEFPPFTGALEDITPLLENLKTSLKLFPEELLKIRDFCKSVEKLRDYFHSLRGEYPSLYSLAKDIEPLRGLSSSISSAINDRGEVDSGASPLLSSLRRRIKALEERIKGELSKIIYSPDFSDVIQEPIYTLREGRYVIPVRRDKKGSFPGIVHDLSGSGMTVFMEPLSTLELQNKLRELRSEEENEINRILYRLGEITMNASRELMRNLNIVAQLDDLCARALFMIDEKCIVPKLEEKPFLKLVEVRHPLLGREAVPISIEVGKKFSILVITGPNTGGKTVALKTAGLMVLASWCGFPIPAQEAIVGEFDVLFADIGDEQSIVQNLSTFSSHIEPIAKILPRISSRSLLLLDELGAGTDPQEGAALAMAILKYIREKRAKAIVTTHYPALKYYAIRERDIENASVEFDIETLRPTYRLFIGIPGASNALAIAKRLGMLEEVLKEASRLISSQDERVEKVIRELHTKRSSYAILEKKLKEELKKAEEAKDKYQRKLERIREKEEKILSSAKLKANRMLKEAEKELKKILKDAKASVRSYAEAKGKLRKLSKELDEDKPITFEPLRSVKFLKIGDRVYVPKFGKWGEVEEIFPEDEEVVLRIGFFRVFLSKDEVSGEGITQNELDEPEREEISFEVEDVPFELSIRKKSVEEAREDVLRFLDRAFLKGYPYVKIVHGKGEGILRRMVWDLLREIPYVKEFRFGDEIEGGQGVTMVYFERD is encoded by the coding sequence ATGGATGTAGATAAGAGGACAAGGAGACTTCTTGAATTTGAGGCGTTTAAGGAGCTGGTGTCGAAAAAGGCTCTTACAAGCATGGGCAGAAGGAGAATACTCGCTAAAACCACTCTGGATAAGGATAAGCTCAAGAGAGAGCTCATCCTGCTTGAAGAGTTTCATCGACTTCTTTCATCTGGAGAGTTTCCTCCCTTTACGGGGGCTCTTGAGGATATAACCCCGCTTTTAGAGAACCTTAAAACATCTCTGAAGCTCTTTCCCGAGGAGCTTCTTAAAATAAGGGATTTCTGTAAAAGCGTGGAGAAGCTGAGGGATTATTTTCACTCGCTTAGAGGGGAATATCCTTCGCTCTACTCTCTTGCGAAGGATATTGAGCCTTTAAGAGGGCTTTCTTCATCGATATCAAGCGCTATAAATGATAGGGGAGAGGTGGATTCCGGAGCTTCTCCCCTCCTTTCTTCTTTGAGAAGGCGGATAAAAGCTCTTGAGGAGAGAATAAAGGGTGAGCTTTCTAAAATAATATATTCTCCTGATTTCTCCGATGTAATTCAGGAACCGATATATACTCTTAGGGAAGGGAGATATGTTATTCCCGTCAGGCGGGATAAAAAGGGATCCTTTCCGGGAATTGTTCATGATCTTTCGGGAAGCGGTATGACCGTTTTTATGGAACCGCTTTCTACTCTCGAGCTTCAAAATAAGTTGAGGGAACTAAGGTCTGAAGAGGAGAACGAAATAAATAGAATTTTGTACCGTCTCGGGGAGATAACGATGAATGCCTCGAGGGAGCTTATGAGAAACCTCAATATAGTTGCTCAATTGGACGATCTCTGTGCTCGTGCTCTTTTTATGATAGATGAAAAATGTATAGTACCTAAGTTGGAGGAAAAGCCTTTTCTTAAGCTTGTGGAAGTGAGACATCCTTTGCTTGGTAGGGAAGCAGTGCCTATAAGCATAGAGGTTGGTAAGAAGTTCAGTATTCTTGTTATAACAGGCCCAAACACGGGTGGTAAGACGGTAGCTTTAAAAACGGCAGGCTTGATGGTCTTGGCTTCCTGGTGTGGGTTTCCCATTCCCGCACAGGAAGCGATAGTAGGCGAGTTCGATGTGCTGTTTGCAGATATAGGAGATGAGCAGAGCATAGTGCAGAATCTATCGACGTTTTCCTCTCATATAGAGCCTATAGCTAAGATTCTCCCACGTATAAGCTCTCGTTCCTTGCTTCTACTTGATGAGCTTGGTGCGGGGACGGATCCGCAGGAAGGAGCAGCACTTGCTATGGCTATTTTAAAGTACATAAGGGAAAAGAGAGCCAAGGCCATAGTTACGACTCACTACCCTGCGCTGAAATATTATGCTATAAGGGAGAGGGATATAGAGAACGCGTCAGTGGAGTTCGATATAGAGACGCTTAGGCCCACGTACAGGCTCTTCATAGGCATTCCTGGAGCAAGCAATGCTCTCGCTATAGCGAAGAGACTCGGTATGCTCGAGGAAGTATTAAAAGAAGCAAGCAGACTCATATCGTCTCAGGATGAGAGAGTGGAAAAAGTTATAAGGGAGCTTCATACGAAGCGCTCAAGTTACGCCATACTTGAGAAGAAGCTTAAGGAAGAACTGAAAAAAGCTGAGGAAGCTAAGGACAAGTATCAAAGAAAGCTTGAGAGGATAAGGGAAAAGGAGGAAAAGATTCTTTCTTCCGCGAAGCTTAAGGCTAACAGGATGCTCAAAGAAGCGGAAAAAGAGCTTAAAAAGATACTTAAAGATGCGAAAGCCAGTGTAAGGAGCTACGCTGAAGCGAAAGGGAAGCTCAGAAAGCTTTCTAAGGAGCTGGATGAAGATAAGCCCATTACCTTTGAACCCTTAAGGAGCGTTAAGTTCCTTAAAATCGGGGACAGAGTATATGTTCCGAAGTTTGGAAAGTGGGGAGAGGTTGAGGAAATCTTCCCTGAAGATGAGGAAGTCGTCTTGAGAATAGGGTTCTTCAGGGTATTTCTCTCAAAGGATGAGGTCAGTGGAGAGGGGATAACTCAGAATGAGCTGGATGAGCCAGAAAGGGAGGAAATAAGCTTTGAAGTGGAAGACGTTCCATTTGAGCTTTCTATAAGAAAGAAAAGCGTTGAGGAAGCCCGAGAAGATGTTTTAAGGTTTCTCG
- the rpmI gene encoding 50S ribosomal protein L35, whose amino-acid sequence MMKTRKSVAKRFKITATGKVKYMKTGRSHLLRRKSPKRKRQLRRDAFLGGSDAYNVKEMLPYA is encoded by the coding sequence ATGATGAAAACTCGTAAAAGCGTGGCAAAGAGATTTAAGATAACCGCTACGGGTAAGGTTAAGTACATGAAAACGGGAAGAAGTCATCTCTTAAGAAGAAAGAGCCCTAAGAGGAAGAGACAATTGAGGAGAGATGCCTTCTTAGGGGGAAGCGATGCTTACAATGTTAAGGAAATGCTGCCCTATGCTTAA
- the rplT gene encoding 50S ribosomal protein L20 has translation MRVKNASSGKGRRKKLFKLTKGYYGQKKNVFRRANEAMLKALSYSYRDRKARKREFRRLWIARINAAAREEGLTYSRFINGLKKAGVAINRKMLAEMAIYDRDSFVKLVDVAKESLGLAG, from the coding sequence ATGAGGGTTAAAAACGCAAGCTCTGGAAAAGGAAGGAGAAAGAAGCTATTTAAACTTACCAAGGGTTACTATGGTCAGAAGAAAAACGTTTTTAGGAGAGCTAACGAGGCTATGCTGAAAGCTCTTAGCTATTCCTATAGGGATAGAAAGGCGAGGAAGAGGGAGTTTAGGAGGCTCTGGATAGCGAGGATAAATGCTGCTGCAAGAGAGGAGGGGTTGACCTATAGTCGGTTTATAAATGGTTTGAAAAAAGCTGGCGTGGCTATAAATCGTAAGATGCTCGCTGAGATGGCAATTTATGATAGGGACTCCTTCGTGAAGCTGGTCGATGTTGCTAAAGAAAGCCTTGGACTGGCGGGCTGA
- the pheS gene encoding phenylalanine--tRNA ligase subunit alpha encodes MNIDEIRESFVRDIGEVSTLPALYEVKSRYIGRKGKISFLFKNLKGLPPERRKEEGRLLNELKGWIEERIREKEKEIRAAEAHRRELEGRIDFTLPGRRIRIGNIHPLNIVLREIIEIFSSMGFSLEEGPEVELDYYNFEALNIPKDHPARDMHDTFYITEGALLRTHTSPVQIRVMKEKKPPLRVISAGKVYRRDLDPTHSPMFHQVEGLLVDEDVKLADLKGVLSEFANRIFGGKRRTRFRPSYFPFTEPSLEVDVECVRCGGEGCSVCKGTGWLEILGAGMVHPEVFKAVGYDSGKYVGFAFGLGVERITMLKYGIDDLRLFFENDLRFLRQF; translated from the coding sequence ATGAACATAGATGAGATAAGGGAAAGCTTTGTAAGAGATATAGGGGAGGTTTCAACCCTCCCCGCTCTGTATGAGGTAAAATCCAGATATATAGGCAGGAAGGGGAAAATAAGCTTTCTATTTAAAAATCTTAAAGGTTTGCCTCCGGAAAGGAGGAAAGAAGAGGGGAGACTTCTTAACGAGCTTAAGGGGTGGATAGAGGAGAGGATAAGGGAGAAGGAGAAGGAAATACGTGCAGCAGAGGCTCATAGAAGGGAGCTTGAGGGAAGGATTGACTTTACTCTTCCTGGCAGGCGCATTAGGATAGGAAATATCCATCCTTTAAACATAGTTTTAAGAGAGATAATAGAAATTTTTTCATCTATGGGGTTTTCTCTCGAGGAAGGACCGGAAGTAGAGCTCGATTATTATAACTTTGAGGCTCTCAATATACCCAAGGATCATCCTGCGAGGGACATGCATGATACTTTCTACATCACGGAAGGAGCGCTTCTTAGAACCCATACTTCTCCGGTTCAAATAAGGGTAATGAAGGAAAAGAAGCCCCCTTTGAGAGTTATTTCTGCCGGCAAGGTCTATAGAAGGGATTTGGATCCCACCCACTCTCCCATGTTTCATCAGGTTGAGGGCTTGCTCGTCGACGAAGATGTTAAGCTTGCTGATCTTAAGGGAGTTTTATCTGAGTTTGCTAATAGAATATTTGGAGGGAAGAGGAGAACGCGTTTCAGACCCAGCTATTTTCCATTTACGGAACCGAGCTTGGAGGTTGATGTTGAGTGCGTTAGATGTGGAGGGGAAGGGTGTTCTGTCTGTAAAGGAACGGGATGGCTTGAAATACTTGGCGCGGGAATGGTTCATCCCGAGGTTTTTAAAGCTGTGGGCTATGATAGTGGCAAGTATGTAGGTTTTGCCTTTGGGCTTGGCGTTGAAAGGATAACGATGCTTAAGTATGGTATAGATGACTTGAGGCTCTTTTTCGAAAACGATCTGCGCTTTCTAAGGCAGTTTTAG
- the thrS gene encoding threonine--tRNA ligase, giving the protein MPNVKVGEKIISVDKGAKLLDIAVLLGFKEALMAEVNGKVVELTFEVDEDCEVNFLDFSHPEAQRAFWHTASHIMAQAVKRLFPQVKLGIGPAIEKGFYYDFDYPDGFSPQDLERIEEEMKKIVEEDYPVIREFKTRDEAEEILKDEPYKLELLKDIPDERISFYRQGEFIDLCAGPHVPSTGLIKYFKLLSVAGAYWRGDERNPMLQRIYGTAFPAKEMLEEHLRRLEEAKKRDHRLLGRELDLFSLHPEGPGFPFFHPKGMVVLNELIDFWRREHRKAGYLEIRTPLVLNRELWERSGHWDHYKENMYFTKIDEVDYAIKPMNCPGAILVFKEGIKSYRDLPLRLAELGIVHRHERSGVLHGLMRVRAFTQDDAHIFCTPEQIKSEIEGIIRLADHFYRDIFGFDYSVELSTKPEKAMGSDEIWEKATSALKDTLDDLSIPYEIKKGEGAFYGPKIDFHLKDCIGRTWQCGTIQLDFLMPEKFDITYIGPDGERHRPVMLHRVIYGSLERFFGILIEHYAGAFPLWLAPLQIKVLTIGEAHIPYAREVYKKLLDAGYRVELDDRNEKLGYKIRGAQLEKVPYMVIVGDKEVNERKLSVRERREGDLGSFTLEEFMRLLEERKKNFK; this is encoded by the coding sequence ATGCCGAACGTTAAGGTTGGAGAGAAGATTATAAGTGTAGATAAGGGAGCTAAGCTCCTTGATATAGCGGTCTTGCTTGGGTTTAAGGAGGCTCTTATGGCGGAAGTTAACGGAAAGGTTGTGGAGCTCACCTTTGAGGTAGACGAGGATTGTGAGGTTAACTTTCTTGATTTCTCTCACCCTGAGGCTCAAAGGGCTTTTTGGCATACTGCCTCTCATATTATGGCGCAGGCGGTAAAGCGCCTTTTCCCTCAGGTTAAGCTGGGAATAGGACCTGCGATAGAGAAAGGCTTCTACTATGATTTCGATTATCCCGATGGTTTTTCTCCGCAGGATCTTGAGAGAATTGAGGAGGAAATGAAGAAGATAGTCGAGGAGGATTATCCTGTAATAAGGGAGTTTAAGACAAGAGATGAGGCTGAGGAGATTCTTAAAGATGAACCTTATAAGCTTGAGCTTCTTAAGGATATACCTGATGAAAGGATCAGCTTCTATAGGCAGGGGGAGTTCATAGATCTGTGTGCGGGACCTCACGTTCCATCAACCGGGCTCATAAAGTACTTTAAGCTCTTGAGCGTTGCGGGGGCTTACTGGAGAGGGGACGAGAGGAATCCCATGCTTCAAAGAATATATGGAACTGCATTTCCAGCTAAGGAGATGCTTGAAGAACATTTAAGAAGGCTGGAAGAGGCGAAGAAGAGGGATCACAGACTTCTTGGTAGGGAGCTTGATCTGTTCAGCCTTCATCCCGAGGGTCCGGGATTTCCCTTCTTCCATCCTAAGGGAATGGTTGTCTTAAATGAGCTTATAGATTTTTGGAGAAGGGAGCACAGGAAAGCGGGGTATTTGGAGATAAGAACACCTCTTGTACTTAATAGAGAGCTTTGGGAGCGCTCAGGGCATTGGGATCACTATAAGGAAAACATGTATTTCACTAAGATAGATGAGGTGGATTACGCTATAAAGCCGATGAACTGCCCTGGTGCGATACTCGTATTTAAAGAAGGCATAAAGAGCTACAGAGATCTACCTTTGCGCCTTGCTGAGCTGGGCATAGTCCATAGACATGAGAGATCTGGCGTTCTGCATGGACTCATGAGGGTTAGAGCTTTTACGCAGGATGATGCACATATCTTCTGTACACCCGAACAGATAAAGAGTGAGATAGAGGGCATAATAAGGCTTGCAGATCACTTTTACAGGGATATATTCGGTTTCGATTATTCAGTTGAGCTTAGTACGAAACCAGAGAAAGCCATGGGATCGGATGAGATATGGGAGAAGGCAACAAGCGCTCTTAAGGATACGCTTGATGACCTGTCTATCCCTTATGAGATTAAGAAGGGTGAGGGAGCTTTTTATGGCCCTAAGATAGACTTTCACCTTAAAGATTGCATAGGTAGGACATGGCAGTGTGGTACCATACAGCTTGATTTTCTCATGCCGGAGAAATTCGATATAACCTATATCGGACCTGATGGAGAGAGGCACAGGCCCGTAATGCTTCACAGGGTAATATATGGTAGCTTAGAAAGGTTTTTTGGTATTCTCATAGAGCACTATGCTGGTGCCTTTCCTCTGTGGCTCGCCCCACTTCAAATAAAGGTGTTAACGATAGGAGAGGCTCACATTCCTTATGCGCGGGAAGTTTATAAAAAGCTTCTTGATGCGGGGTACAGGGTTGAACTTGACGATAGGAATGAGAAACTTGGTTACAAGATAAGAGGAGCTCAGCTCGAGAAGGTGCCCTATATGGTAATAGTTGGAGATAAGGAGGTTAATGAGAGAAAGCTTTCCGTGAGAGAAAGAAGGGAAGGAGATCTGGGAAGCTTTACTTTGGAGGAGTTTATGAGACTGCTTGAGGAAAGAAAGAAAAACTTTAAGTGA
- a CDS encoding cell division protein ZapA, which produces MAKVKLVILGETYWIKGDEPEDKLKELASMVSDTLRDIEETFPHLDSREKLIMLSLNLAERLVDLRRNLLKIGKRVEECLMKE; this is translated from the coding sequence ATGGCTAAGGTTAAGCTCGTTATCTTGGGGGAAACGTACTGGATAAAAGGAGATGAGCCTGAGGACAAGCTCAAAGAGCTTGCATCTATGGTGAGTGATACGCTAAGGGATATAGAAGAAACGTTCCCCCATCTTGACTCTCGCGAGAAGCTTATAATGCTTTCGCTGAATCTTGCTGAAAGACTTGTCGATTTGAGGAGAAACCTTCTTAAAATCGGGAAGAGGGTGGAGGAGTGCCTCATGAAGGAATAA
- the zapB gene encoding cell division protein ZapB, which translates to MMEELKALEEKVDALISLVGKLREENSKLREELSKANERLKEIEEIEKQREQFLREKRDMEDRIRRIFAKLVDVVNKEGE; encoded by the coding sequence TTGATGGAAGAGCTGAAAGCCCTTGAGGAGAAGGTAGATGCCTTAATTTCCCTTGTGGGGAAATTAAGGGAGGAGAATAGCAAACTCAGAGAAGAGCTCTCAAAGGCGAATGAGAGATTAAAAGAAATTGAAGAAATAGAGAAGCAGAGAGAGCAGTTCTTAAGGGAAAAGCGCGACATGGAAGACAGAATAAGGAGAATTTTTGCCAAGCTTGTTGATGTTGTTAATAAGGAAGGCGAGTAA
- the infC gene encoding translation initiation factor IF-3 — MNEQIRARKVRLIDEDGKQIGICNIQEALRIASEKQLDLVEVAPEANPPVCKLMDYGKYRYEMKKKMKQTKSKTKGAVVKEIRMRPKIEEHDYRFKLKSIREFLQDGCKVKVTMFFRGRELSYADNGREILNRVVEETKDIGRLEWGPKAEGWSMSLMLAPK, encoded by the coding sequence ATCAACGAGCAGATCAGGGCGAGGAAGGTTAGACTTATCGACGAGGATGGCAAGCAGATAGGTATATGTAATATCCAAGAGGCTCTTCGGATCGCTTCCGAGAAACAGCTTGATCTCGTTGAGGTAGCTCCTGAGGCAAATCCTCCAGTTTGTAAACTTATGGATTATGGAAAGTATCGCTATGAGATGAAGAAAAAAATGAAGCAGACTAAGAGTAAAACTAAGGGAGCTGTTGTTAAGGAGATAAGGATGAGGCCAAAGATAGAAGAGCACGATTACAGGTTTAAGCTTAAGAGCATCAGAGAGTTTCTTCAAGACGGATGTAAAGTTAAGGTTACGATGTTTTTCAGAGGAAGGGAGTTAAGTTATGCCGATAACGGTAGGGAAATCCTAAACAGGGTTGTTGAGGAAACCAAGGATATTGGTAGACTTGAATGGGGTCCAAAGGCAGAGGGGTGGTCTATGAGTCTTATGCTTGCTCCAAAATAG